In the genome of Spodoptera frugiperda isolate SF20-4 chromosome 1, AGI-APGP_CSIRO_Sfru_2.0, whole genome shotgun sequence, the window AATCGAAAATTTGAAACATCGATTTGGCATTGATATGCAGTACAAGataaattttataatcattaatttattgcacaatcatttaattttaatttatttcaaacgaGAGGATACATTCTTAGTCTAGGATTAATTACAAGAAATTCTGGTGAAGCAACTTAAGCAATTATGGTTTCTGCGAGCAATATTTTCAGAGTAAACATTGATATACACAGGACTTACAGTTACATATCGCCATTACGTgagatttcatcaaaataactttagaaCCATGTAAAATAGTACCACACCTTTATAATAACCGAAAACAAGATAGTGTTAGAAAATGAATCTACATGATTTCAGTTTATTGCGCTTTAATCCAAAAAGATTTACGGGGTACAATAATAGATGGCGCTACTAGTCACATTAATTTCATGTTCTTTGATGAAACTCTACGAAAATGGGATATCAACTTAGCCTGCAACTCacacaaatatatttagtaCGCCAAGTGTCTATAAGATTGACATTCATAGCACTGGCGTGTCTGTAACCCTTGCGGGCGTGGGCACATTATTGTTGGCCGTCGCATCTTGATTGTTGGCGGTACAATAAAACTGCTTGTGAGCCTTATAAGTGTTGACGTACTTGAAGGAAATGTCACAAGACTTGCAGTAGTTTGGAGTTTCCTCGAGTTCTGTCTCGGGTTCCTTCTTGATGTCGACCGTGGGGGGAGGAGGGACGGGGGACGTCTGTTCCTCCTCCGGCTCATCCGTCGCGTGGACGAGTCGCGCGTGTCGCACGACATTGCCGCGGTACGTGGATGTGTACGCGCAGCTGCCGCACCGATGCACGCGCTCCCCGCCGCCCACCGCTGGGCTGGGGGACGTCGCTTCACGGCTGTCCTCTTCTAAAACGCACGAGATGTAACTTTCTTCCTGAAATAGACGaagttttaaatgttaatatcgAAGTGGTATTAAAGTGGCTAAAAGAGATTGGTTTAgaagaaactgtttttgtatgTAAAGGGCTCTTTgccatatttatttgattaggaTAACAACTTAATAATAGTGTTTAGTGATAACATCTTACCTGCAAATCAGCAGGCTTCTTGTTGTTGAAGTGCATACGTATGTGCGTGCGCATGCCTCGCAGTGTGTTGCCCCGGTACCGGCAGATGGTGCAGCGGAATGCCTTCACACCGGCGTGCGCGTCCATGTGGCGCTGCGCGGCCGCCGCTGTCGGGGACACCACGTCGCAGCAAGGACACTTCCACCCTCCCTCTGACCCAGACGTAGGTCGCGGAACTTCAGGCACACTCCGAGGAGATCGAGTCTCACGTTTAGTGCAATAGTACGACTGATGAGTCGTCAGGTTGTCCAGCGAACTGAAGTGTATTCCACACGCCAGACATATCAGTTGGCGGTACTGAGGCGGCGGACCAGGCTCTGGTGGCGCGGGACTCGCGCGCTCCTCACCACCTCCAGCTGAGCAGTAATGTCGCTTGTGTATGCGATAGTTCTCGTACTTACAAAACACGATGTTGCATTCCTTGCATTTAGAAACTCCCTGTTTCACAAGCACTTGAGGAGATGCACCAGTCACAGGTAGTTCTGATGCCAAGCGTAATGCTAAGGCAGGTGGCAAGATTGCAGGAGGAACTATGGGTGCGAATTTCTCTTCGGGAGGTGACGGCACACTTGGAGGTTTGGGAGTAGGCCCTCTTGAGTTTAATCGCCGTCGCTTTGGTGAACTTTCTGCACTTGGTGAGGAAGACCGCCGTGAAGGAGACGGCGTTCCTGGAGATCCTGGTAGAGAAGGAGCACAAACTATTTGCTCAGGAGTCGTCGACCgtattctattttctttttcatgttCATCAGTGACCACTGATTCTGGGGACCGCCGAACACTAAGATCTAGTGGAGTCACACCTCCATCTCTTGATGGCTCTCGAGGTCGGTTGGCTGATTTTAACACCTCGGTTTCTTTTCCATCAGAGTTAATATTTGATAATGCCCGACTGATTGGTTGGAATGTTCCATTTGGTAACAGAAAGCATGGCGTGTCCGGGTCTGGTAGTGTTGCACCAGGGAGAGTACTGGCGCCCCGTAGTAATGAGTACGGTACAATGAGAATAGGATTCGTGGGTAACGCAAGTGCGTATTGGTTTTGGTTTTGTGCTGGTGGTGTGGCTCCAGGTGATGGAGGGGCAGACCCTGAGGTTGCTGAGCCACCTCGAGCTGCAGCCAAAGCTTGTTTCACGACTTGTCTCGTACTACAATAGTGTTGCTTGTGAGCACGATATGTTTTTATTGAGCTAAAGCGAATATCACAATCAGCGCAGTAACGGTCTTGCACTGGTGGACCGTCTGTGACTTCTCCGTTTGAGGTCGGCGTTGGCGCTGGAGTACCACTGCTGACCGGAGATGAGGAATGCATCCTCATGTGGCGGTTCAAGCTCACTTTTTTGTCTGCACTATATGAACAATACGTGCAAGCGTACTGCTTACCAGCAGGTCGCGGAGTTTTCGCATCACTGCTGGACTCATCTGCTGCAGGATCAGATGAGGCATTCGGCCCTTCTGTGGGTTTTGGAAGTCTATTTGAACAATAATGTTCTTGATGTGCTTGTAGCGTACTTAACGATGAGTAGCGTATACCACAAGGTTTGCATACATAGCTCGGAGGACCAGACCCTGGGAATAGCCCTGGGAACGCAGCCGCCGTTAGGGCGAGATAGTCTCTCGCGGCTTGTGGTGCTGCTGCTGGTGGCGGTGGAGGAGATGGTGAGGGTGGCTCATGTTTGAGCGTCGTCGCCTGCGGTGCCAGCGCAGGGTCTGTAGCAAGGCTGGTGTTGAGGCGCAAGCGAGGTGGTGAGGCAGCAGGTGAGCCCCCCGAGGCTGGTGAGGCGCCACCGCTGGACGCGGCACGCTCCCCCTCTGAGCTGGGCGTGCGAGGTTCTCCCGGCATCGCCTCGCTCTCGTTTCCCCATTCCTCGTCCTcacctgaaaataaaaacaatacaagtgAGAATGTATCGCGTGCGCACCTAAATGCAGAATATTGCAGCAAAAAGAATGAATGCCATATCGACTCCTATTAGTGTTGTTAATAGCTATGTGAT includes:
- the LOC118273222 gene encoding zinc finger protein ush isoform X3; amino-acid sequence: MPGEPRTPSSEGERAASSGGASPASGGSPAASPPRLRLNTSLATDPALAPQATTLKHEPPSPSPPPPPAAAPQAARDYLALTAAAFPGLFPGSGPPSYVCKPCGIRYSSLSTLQAHQEHYCSNRLPKPTEGPNASSDPAADESSSDAKTPRPAGKQYACTYCSYSADKKVSLNRHMRMHSSSPVSSGTPAPTPTSNGEVTDGPPVQDRYCADCDIRFSSIKTYRAHKQHYCSTRQVVKQALAAARGGSATSGSAPPSPGATPPAQNQNQYALALPTNPILIVPYSLLRGASTLPGATLPDPDTPCFLLPNGTFQPISRALSNINSDGKETEVLKSANRPREPSRDGGVTPLDLSVRRSPESVVTDEHEKENRIRSTTPEQIVCAPSLPGSPGTPSPSRRSSSPSAESSPKRRRLNSRGPTPKPPSVPSPPEEKFAPIVPPAILPPALALRLASELPVTGASPQVLVKQGVSKCKECNIVFCKYENYRIHKRHYCSAGGGEERASPAPPEPGPPPQYRQLICLACGIHFSSLDNLTTHQSYYCTKRETRSPRSVPEVPRPTSGSEGGWKCPCCDVVSPTAAAAQRHMDAHAGVKAFRCTICRYRGNTLRGMRTHIRMHFNNKKPADLQEESYISCVLEEDSREATSPSPAVGGGERVHRCGSCAYTSTYRGNVVRHARLVHATDEPEEEQTSPVPPPPTVDIKKEPETELEETPNYCKSCDISFKYVNTYKAHKQFYCTANNQDATANNNVPTPARVTDTPVL
- the LOC118273222 gene encoding zinc finger protein ush isoform X2, producing the protein MSRRKQSNPKPLKREDEEWGNESEAMPGEPRTPSSEGERAASSGGASPASGGSPAASPPRLRLNTSLATDPALAPQATTLKHEPPSPSPPPPPAAAPQAARDYLALTAAAFPGLFPGSGPPSYVCKPCGIRYSSLSTLQAHQEHYCSNRLPKPTEGPNASSDPAADESSSDAKTPRPAGKQYACTYCSYSADKKVSLNRHMRMHSSSPVSSGTPAPTPTSNGEVTDGPPVQDRYCADCDIRFSSIKTYRAHKQHYCSTRQVVKQALAAARGGSATSGSAPPSPGATPPAQNQNQYALALPTNPILIVPYSLLRGASTLPGATLPDPDTPCFLLPNGTFQPISRALSNINSDGKETEVLKSANRPREPSRDGGVTPLDLSVRRSPESVVTDEHEKENRIRSTTPEQIVCAPSLPGSPGTPSPSRRSSSPSAESSPKRRRLNSRGPTPKPPSVPSPPEEKFAPIVPPAILPPALALRLASELPVTGASPQVLVKQGVSKCKECNIVFCKYENYRIHKRHYCSAGGGEERASPAPPEPGPPPQYRQLICLACGIHFSSLDNLTTHQSYYCTKRETRSPRSVPEVPRPTSGSEGGWKCPCCDVVSPTAAAAQRHMDAHAGVKAFRCTICRYRGNTLRGMRTHIRMHFNNKKPADLQEESYISCVLEEDSREATSPSPAVGGGERVHRCGSCAYTSTYRGNVVRHARLVHATDEPEEEQTSPVPPPPTVDIKKEPETELEETPNYCKSCDISFKYVNTYKAHKQFYCTANNQDATANNNVPTPARVTDTPVL
- the LOC118273222 gene encoding zinc finger protein ush isoform X1, whose translation is MLLWLRYLKQLEVAAGDPPPGGAVDFKTMCEDEEWGNESEAMPGEPRTPSSEGERAASSGGASPASGGSPAASPPRLRLNTSLATDPALAPQATTLKHEPPSPSPPPPPAAAPQAARDYLALTAAAFPGLFPGSGPPSYVCKPCGIRYSSLSTLQAHQEHYCSNRLPKPTEGPNASSDPAADESSSDAKTPRPAGKQYACTYCSYSADKKVSLNRHMRMHSSSPVSSGTPAPTPTSNGEVTDGPPVQDRYCADCDIRFSSIKTYRAHKQHYCSTRQVVKQALAAARGGSATSGSAPPSPGATPPAQNQNQYALALPTNPILIVPYSLLRGASTLPGATLPDPDTPCFLLPNGTFQPISRALSNINSDGKETEVLKSANRPREPSRDGGVTPLDLSVRRSPESVVTDEHEKENRIRSTTPEQIVCAPSLPGSPGTPSPSRRSSSPSAESSPKRRRLNSRGPTPKPPSVPSPPEEKFAPIVPPAILPPALALRLASELPVTGASPQVLVKQGVSKCKECNIVFCKYENYRIHKRHYCSAGGGEERASPAPPEPGPPPQYRQLICLACGIHFSSLDNLTTHQSYYCTKRETRSPRSVPEVPRPTSGSEGGWKCPCCDVVSPTAAAAQRHMDAHAGVKAFRCTICRYRGNTLRGMRTHIRMHFNNKKPADLQEESYISCVLEEDSREATSPSPAVGGGERVHRCGSCAYTSTYRGNVVRHARLVHATDEPEEEQTSPVPPPPTVDIKKEPETELEETPNYCKSCDISFKYVNTYKAHKQFYCTANNQDATANNNVPTPARVTDTPVL